In Bacillus sp. BGMRC 2118, one DNA window encodes the following:
- a CDS encoding DUF4926 domain-containing protein gives MGVVSLPERGLQLELYTRVILKTDKYKDIGASFGCVGYIIDQWDETTYEVEFSDPATGFTYALFAAKEHELESAE, from the coding sequence TTGGGGGTTGTTTCTTTACCAGAAAGGGGTTTACAGTTGGAGCTTTATACTAGGGTTATACTTAAAACAGATAAATATAAGGATATAGGTGCTTCCTTTGGATGTGTGGGTTACATTATAGATCAATGGGATGAAACTACATATGAAGTAGAATTCTCTGATCCAGCTACAGGGTTTACTTATGCGTTGTTCGCTGCTAAAGAACATGAGTTAGAATCGGCTGAATAA